From Actinomyces sp. oral taxon 171 str. F0337, one genomic window encodes:
- the sucD gene encoding succinate--CoA ligase subunit alpha → MSIFLTENDRVIVQGMTGSEGRKHTTRMLSAGTKVVAGVNPRKAGTTVSFDVTPIGPGAGEVQAGTVEVPVHGTVAEAKEATGAEVSVVFVPPAFAKGAVVEAVDAGVRLVVVITEGIPVADATWMRAYAADRGVQIIGPNCPGIISPARSNVGITPPDITGPGPLGLVSKSGTLTYQLMHELSDLGFTTCIGIGGDPVVGTTHIDALAAFEADPDTRLVVMIGEIGGDAEERAAAYIREHMTKPVVAYVAGFTAPEGRTMGHAGAIVSGSSGTADAKKIALEAAGVRVGRTPSQTAEIARELYRRLAGEVSA, encoded by the coding sequence ATGAGCATCTTCCTGACTGAGAACGACCGCGTCATCGTCCAGGGCATGACCGGCTCCGAGGGCCGCAAGCACACCACCCGCATGCTCTCGGCCGGCACGAAGGTCGTCGCCGGCGTCAACCCCCGCAAGGCCGGCACCACCGTCTCCTTCGACGTCACCCCCATCGGCCCCGGAGCCGGTGAGGTCCAGGCCGGAACCGTCGAGGTCCCCGTCCACGGCACCGTCGCCGAGGCCAAGGAGGCCACCGGCGCCGAGGTCAGCGTCGTCTTCGTCCCGCCCGCCTTCGCCAAGGGCGCCGTCGTCGAGGCCGTCGACGCCGGAGTGCGCCTCGTCGTCGTCATCACCGAGGGCATCCCGGTGGCCGACGCCACCTGGATGCGCGCCTACGCGGCCGACCGCGGCGTGCAGATCATCGGCCCCAACTGCCCCGGCATCATCTCCCCGGCCCGCTCCAACGTGGGCATCACCCCGCCCGACATCACCGGCCCCGGCCCCCTGGGACTGGTCTCCAAGTCCGGGACCCTCACCTACCAGCTCATGCACGAGCTGTCCGATCTGGGCTTCACCACCTGCATCGGCATCGGTGGGGACCCGGTGGTCGGCACCACCCACATCGACGCCCTGGCCGCCTTCGAGGCCGACCCCGACACCCGCCTGGTCGTCATGATCGGTGAGATCGGGGGCGACGCCGAGGAACGCGCCGCCGCCTACATCCGCGAGCACATGACCAAGCCGGTCGTCGCCTACGTCGCCGGTTTCACCGCCCCCGAGGGCCGCACCATGGGGCACGCCGGTGCCATCGTCTCCGGCTCCTCGGGCACCGCCGATGCCAAGAAGATCGCGCTGGAGGCCGCCGGCGTACGAGTGGGGCGCACCCCTAGCCAGACCGCTGAGATCGCCCGCGAGCTCTACCGCCGGCTGGCCGGTGAGGTGAGCGCTTGA